From the genome of Dickeya aquatica, one region includes:
- the tsgA gene encoding MFS transporter TsgA → MSDLNRQRLFFTSCFSYALTGALVIVTGMVMGDIAQYFNVPIADMSNTFTFLNTGILLSIFLNVWLMDVFALKKQLIFGFILIVLSVIGLFVGKSLAVFSACMFVLGVVSGITMSIGTFLITQLYVGRQRGARLLFTDSFFSMAGTIFPIVAAALLSRHFGWYWIYACIGLLYVVILVLTLLSDFPEIGAKKADVQQNVVQEKWGTGVLFLSVAALCYILGQLAFIQWVPEYVTKTFNMDIGDAGALVSSFWTSYMIGMWVFSVVLKFFDLQRVVTVLALLATGAMYLFVSAGQPDLLKYFIFGLGFISSAIYTTLITLGSQQTKVPSPKLVNFILTCGTVGTMLTFIVTGPIVQHLGVHAALVTANGLYFVVFVMCLLLGLVTRHRLHGHESATH, encoded by the coding sequence ATGTCTGATCTTAATCGTCAGCGGCTGTTTTTTACCAGTTGCTTCTCTTATGCGCTGACCGGCGCGCTGGTCATTGTCACCGGTATGGTGATGGGTGATATCGCACAGTATTTCAACGTACCGATTGCCGATATGAGCAACACCTTTACGTTTTTGAATACCGGTATTCTGTTGTCCATTTTTCTCAATGTTTGGCTGATGGATGTTTTCGCGCTGAAAAAACAGCTGATCTTCGGCTTCATCCTGATTGTGCTCTCCGTTATCGGGTTGTTTGTTGGTAAATCGCTGGCGGTGTTCTCAGCCTGTATGTTCGTGCTTGGCGTGGTCAGCGGTATTACCATGTCGATTGGTACTTTCCTGATAACCCAGCTCTACGTTGGCCGCCAGCGCGGTGCGCGTCTGCTGTTTACCGATTCCTTTTTCAGTATGGCCGGGACTATCTTTCCGATTGTCGCCGCGGCATTGCTGTCTCGCCATTTTGGCTGGTACTGGATCTATGCCTGTATCGGGCTGCTGTATGTCGTGATTCTGGTGTTGACGCTGTTGTCTGATTTCCCTGAAATTGGCGCAAAAAAAGCGGATGTACAACAGAATGTCGTGCAGGAAAAATGGGGCACGGGTGTGCTGTTCCTGTCGGTGGCGGCATTGTGCTATATCCTCGGGCAACTGGCGTTTATTCAGTGGGTGCCGGAATACGTGACCAAAACCTTCAACATGGACATTGGTGATGCAGGGGCGCTGGTCAGCAGTTTTTGGACGTCTTACATGATTGGCATGTGGGTGTTTAGCGTGGTGCTGAAATTCTTTGATTTGCAGCGCGTTGTTACGGTGCTGGCGCTGCTGGCGACCGGGGCGATGTACCTGTTTGTCAGCGCCGGGCAACCTGATTTGCTGAAATATTTCATCTTCGGCCTCGGGTTTATTTCCAGCGCGATTTACACCACCCTGATTACGCTGGGCTCGCAGCAGACAAAAGTGCCCTCACCGAAGCTGGTGAATTTTATTCTGACCTGTGGGACGGTCGGCACCATGCTGACGTTCATCGTTACCGGCCCGATTGTGCAGCACCTCGGCGTGCATGCGGCGTTAGTTACCGCTAACGGCCTGTATTTTGTCGTGTTTGTGATGTGCCTGTTGCTGGGGCTGGTGACTCGCCATCGCCTGCATGGTCATGAAAGCGCCACGCATTAA